The Natranaerobius trueperi DNA segment ATTAGAAATTAAAAGGTATTATATAAAAAATGTCGAATAGTTATTAAAATTTATTATTATAGGTGGTGAAAGGGTCAGTGGAGATTTCTGATGTTAAAATCTATCCTATGCAAAAAGATGGCAAAGTTAAAGCACTAGTGTCAATTATTCTTGCAGATTCTTTAGCTATACATGGAATAAAAATAATAGAAGGCAAGAATGGTTTATTTGTAGCAATGCCTAGTAGAAAGACTAAAAATGATGAATACAAGGACATAGTACATCCTACGAATAACGAATTAAGGCAAAAAATACAATCAAAAATATTAGAAGCCTATCAGGGATAAGTTGAAATAATTAGCTAGCGAGGAGCTGATATCAGCTCCTCTTTTGGTTACAGTACACTTATGATATAATAATCAAGAACATAGTTAGGATGGAGGGATTGGGTGACTGCTGTGAGTGCAATTATTTTAGCTGCGGGTAAGGGAACAAGGATGAAGTCTGAAACCCCAAAAGTGCTTCATAATGTTTGTAATAAACCTATGTTGTGGTATATACTTTCAGTTGCTCGAAAAGTTACTGCTGATCAAAAAGTAGTTGTTGGTCATGGTAAAAATCAGGTTGAACAATTTCTTAAAGAAAATTTTAATTATAAAGATGTTACTACAACGGTACAAGAAAAACAATTAGGTACCGGGCATGCTGTTTTATGTACAAAAAATAATAATTTTAAAAAGAATACCCTGATTTTATTAGGGGATACTCCTATGATAACAGAAGAAGAGCTAGAAGCAATTATTAATTATCACAATAAAAATAACTCTGTATGCACTGTTTTAACAGTTGAAGAAAAAGACCCTACT contains these protein-coding regions:
- the spoVG gene encoding septation regulator SpoVG: MEISDVKIYPMQKDGKVKALVSIILADSLAIHGIKIIEGKNGLFVAMPSRKTKNDEYKDIVHPTNNELRQKIQSKILEAYQG